In the genome of Gloeotrichia echinulata CP02, one region contains:
- a CDS encoding HlyD family efflux transporter periplasmic adaptor subunit produces the protein MTQLNGNSFNGNNGNAKQDNRANSDSRVALATTSPKGSLVNLKDDNFEQAVVLRQSPVWSRTIMVTLMILACFGITWAYLAKIEQVVPATGQLKPEGTVKDVQAPVSGVVTAVYVKDGQVVKPGDLLLTFNSVATLAELNSLNKIRAALIRENDIYRRLMGATSAQATEIEFLRGNLSQEAAFLLKNRAAIVAENDLLRTQLKNSGTDTALGNDEQQRLRIAKTELDSRAAAAQLEVEKIKKQLTQTQVKRADTQSSLAIQQRILNKLQILAEEGGISQLQYLNQQQQVQNLQAEIAQLFEEEKRLNFDIEKGRQQLTNTVAGSDKTILDKIADNKQRLAQIDSQFMKIILDNEQRLADTTSKIAQTQLNIKYQELRAPVGGTIFDLQAKNPGFVANPTEKVMQIVPSENFIAEVFITNKDIGFVRKDMKVDVRIDSFPYSEFGDIKGEVISIGSDALPPDQTHQFYRFPARIRLDKQYLIIKDKKVFLQSGMSLSANIKVREERTVISLFTELFTKQVESLKEVR, from the coding sequence ATGACTCAACTAAATGGAAATAGCTTCAATGGCAACAATGGTAACGCCAAGCAAGATAATAGAGCTAATTCAGATTCACGAGTTGCACTGGCGACTACATCCCCTAAAGGGAGTTTAGTTAACTTAAAAGATGATAACTTCGAGCAAGCTGTTGTCTTGCGTCAATCTCCAGTTTGGTCGCGCACCATCATGGTGACATTGATGATATTAGCCTGTTTTGGGATTACTTGGGCTTATCTTGCTAAAATCGAGCAAGTAGTACCAGCGACTGGTCAATTAAAGCCAGAAGGAACGGTTAAAGATGTTCAAGCTCCTGTGAGTGGAGTTGTGACAGCTGTTTATGTTAAAGATGGACAAGTAGTAAAACCAGGGGATTTGCTGCTGACTTTTAATTCCGTCGCTACCCTTGCAGAATTAAACTCTTTAAATAAGATTCGTGCTGCATTAATTCGCGAAAACGATATTTATCGCCGATTGATGGGAGCTACTTCTGCTCAAGCTACTGAAATAGAATTTTTGCGTGGTAACTTGTCACAAGAAGCTGCATTTTTGTTGAAAAATCGAGCAGCAATAGTTGCAGAAAATGACTTATTGCGTACTCAATTAAAAAATTCTGGTACAGATACTGCACTAGGAAATGATGAACAACAACGCTTGAGAATTGCTAAAACAGAATTAGATTCTCGTGCGGCCGCAGCCCAATTAGAAGTCGAAAAAATTAAGAAACAACTCACTCAAACCCAAGTAAAACGGGCTGATACTCAATCAAGTTTAGCCATCCAGCAGAGAATTTTGAATAAACTGCAAATCTTGGCGGAAGAAGGTGGTATTTCTCAGCTTCAGTATCTCAACCAACAACAACAAGTCCAAAATCTTCAAGCAGAAATAGCTCAATTATTTGAGGAAGAAAAACGTCTCAATTTTGATATCGAAAAAGGGCGACAACAATTAACGAATACGGTAGCTGGTTCTGATAAAACTATTTTGGATAAAATCGCTGATAATAAACAGCGTCTTGCCCAAATTGATAGCCAATTCATGAAAATTATCCTGGATAATGAACAGCGTTTAGCAGATACCACTAGCAAAATTGCTCAAACGCAGTTGAATATCAAGTACCAAGAACTCCGCGCTCCTGTAGGGGGAACTATTTTCGATTTACAGGCCAAAAACCCTGGATTTGTGGCTAACCCCACAGAAAAAGTGATGCAAATTGTCCCCAGTGAAAACTTCATTGCTGAAGTATTTATTACTAACAAAGATATTGGCTTCGTTCGCAAAGATATGAAAGTCGATGTCAGAATCGATTCTTTTCCTTACAGTGAGTTTGGCGATATTAAAGGCGAAGTAATCAGCATTGGGTCTGACGCCTTACCACCAGATCAAACACATCAATTTTATCGATTTCCTGCGCGTATTCGCTTGGATAAACAATATTTAATCATTAAGGATAAAAAGGTCTTTTTGCAGTCGGGTATGTCACTCAGTGCTAATATTAAAGTCCGTGAAGAACGAACGGTAATTAGTCTATTTACTGAGTTGTTTACGAAACAAGTTGAAAGTCTCAAAGAGGTGCGCTAA
- a CDS encoding S-layer homology domain-containing protein produces the protein MKHLLGTLCVALLIQSLPIVVQAQVPESNVAISPESIQKVIDAKLMSNFSDGNFYPERLINRAELAVILVKAFNLEKRQPAPNVTLISPSDVPLSHWAFKDIEIVLRTDIMKGYRGNMFFPNQRVTKAEALAIFAQAYGVFQFTDKTVNEILAPYPDAGSIPIWARKAIATVISEGFINTDAQKNISPLLPMTRGDMAYVLSKYLQRQKKQAETPEVPVAPNDPNSR, from the coding sequence ATGAAGCATTTACTAGGTACTCTTTGTGTAGCATTACTGATCCAAAGCTTGCCGATAGTTGTTCAAGCTCAAGTACCAGAAAGTAATGTGGCAATATCACCTGAGTCTATTCAAAAGGTAATTGACGCCAAGTTAATGAGCAACTTTTCTGATGGCAATTTTTATCCAGAACGCTTGATCAATCGTGCAGAACTAGCCGTAATTTTGGTAAAAGCATTTAACCTAGAAAAACGCCAACCTGCCCCAAATGTAACTTTAATATCACCATCAGATGTACCATTATCTCACTGGGCATTCAAGGATATTGAAATAGTTCTGAGAACTGATATTATGAAAGGCTATCGAGGCAATATGTTTTTTCCTAATCAACGGGTAACAAAAGCCGAAGCCTTGGCAATTTTTGCTCAAGCTTATGGTGTATTTCAGTTTACCGATAAAACTGTCAATGAAATTCTTGCTCCCTATCCAGATGCGGGTTCTATTCCGATTTGGGCGAGAAAAGCGATCGCCACCGTAATTAGCGAAGGATTTATCAATACAGATGCTCAAAAGAACATTTCCCCATTACTTCCTATGACTCGTGGCGATATGGCTTATGTATTAAGTAAGTATTTGCAACGACAAAAAAAGCAAGCGGAGACGCCAGAAGTTCCAGTTGCGCCAAATGATCCAAATTCCCGTTAG
- a CDS encoding transposase: protein MKISYQYKIKPNREQAEKIDKTLEMLRCQYNYLLAQRFDWYEMNRCPIDGCPLICHLPELKEQPLYYNQKASLVQLKVDRPWYKEIHSQVLQEVPKRVELAFDRWLKGDVNGKKSGRPRFKGKGQYKTFTYAQFKQCNFVNNKITLSKIGDVKVIVHRPIPDGLKIKTASVTKKADGYYVSLSLEDSTVPTIKPDFNPESITGIDMGLKEFLTTADGETVAIPQHYRKAQKRLRVIQKRVSRRKKGSNRRQKAVKKLGRQHKKVADKRKDFHFKTANNLLKKYDVIAHEDLNIKGISKSRISKSVHDAGWGNFLSILTNKAENAGLLVIPVNPKNTSQDCSNCGAKVPKKLHERWHNCPHCGCSLDRDHNAAINIKNRAVGHSVLKAKSLLSDSRIVLEAYTVCVASV from the coding sequence ATGAAAATATCATACCAGTACAAAATCAAGCCAAATAGAGAACAAGCAGAAAAGATTGATAAAACCTTGGAAATGTTGCGTTGTCAGTATAATTATTTATTGGCACAAAGATTCGACTGGTATGAAATGAATCGCTGTCCTATTGATGGATGCCCATTAATTTGTCACTTACCAGAGTTAAAGGAACAACCATTATACTACAATCAAAAAGCATCTTTGGTTCAACTGAAAGTTGATAGACCTTGGTACAAAGAAATTCACTCTCAAGTGTTACAGGAAGTTCCTAAAAGAGTTGAATTAGCTTTTGACAGATGGTTAAAGGGTGACGTTAATGGCAAAAAGTCTGGTAGACCTAGATTCAAGGGTAAAGGTCAATATAAGACTTTTACTTACGCACAATTTAAGCAATGTAATTTTGTTAACAACAAAATTACGTTGTCAAAGATAGGGGACGTGAAAGTTATTGTTCATCGACCTATCCCAGATGGCTTGAAAATCAAAACCGCTTCTGTAACTAAAAAAGCTGATGGTTATTATGTGTCCCTCAGCTTGGAAGATAGTACAGTTCCTACAATTAAACCTGACTTTAACCCAGAGTCTATAACTGGTATTGACATGGGATTAAAAGAGTTTTTGACGACTGCTGATGGTGAAACAGTAGCTATTCCTCAACACTATCGCAAAGCGCAGAAACGTTTGAGAGTTATCCAAAAGCGTGTTTCACGACGTAAAAAAGGTAGTAATCGTAGACAAAAAGCTGTTAAAAAATTGGGTAGACAGCATAAAAAAGTTGCTGACAAGCGCAAAGACTTCCACTTTAAAACTGCTAACAACTTACTGAAAAAATATGACGTAATTGCACATGAAGATTTAAACATCAAAGGAATTTCAAAGTCTAGAATTTCTAAATCTGTACATGATGCTGGTTGGGGCAACTTTTTATCAATACTAACAAACAAAGCCGAAAATGCTGGTTTGTTGGTAATACCTGTTAATCCCAAGAACACATCCCAAGATTGCTCTAATTGTGGCGCAAAAGTACCTAAAAAGCTACACGAAAGATGGCACAACTGCCCACATTGCGGATGCAGTCTTGACCGTGACCATAATGCTGCAATCAATATAAAAAATAGGGCGGTAGGGCATTCCGTTCTTAAAGCCAAGAGCCTCCTAAGCGATAGCCGGATTGTCTTGGAAGCCTACACTGTATGCGTTGCATCAGTGTAG
- a CDS encoding peptidase domain-containing ABC transporter: protein MTYTKSAVQDFLTTLEGMEQLPTQAIDTLSQQLQALRYRIGQKIIGKEDIPERVTIIYQGQVRLLGYDPQTQIPITLKLLQPGEILGEIGLLRQVGCETAIASTEVICLTLSAAEYLRLLSSYPAFANVRQNRAHAVEVFDVLGVELAKQALANGNLKELVEQALPEAQVHYLPSGRTPAKELDSNYMWFVSGGGTVTNFSPNSRLNLQEGGEVIHVGKNPARLIGLSPSALSFGDHHQVSLAIIDTPAQSPDEVEIPYASDEEFPRAASKQPKNQQKYQKYPFFGGKGELNSTFACYQMLTKHLGIPFRREVVRRILNEQIKRQGSISFQLCAYLSELIGLKSHLVDIPVASLTRIPTPALIRYRDNYAVLYAIDASTAVVGVPSRGIIRCKPAELVEQFEFDENNQLRILLVSATKETPQERFGLQWFLPYVSRHRRVLIEVFIASFFVQLAALANPLVVQLIIDKVIVQNSINTLNVLGVLLLAVGIFEAILTTLRTYLFVDTTNRIDMGLGSQIIDHLLRLPLRYFERRPVGELSTRINELENIRQFLTGTALTVGLDAVFSVVYIIVMLFYSWQLTLVGLGTIPIFIIITLIASPTVSRQLRAKAERNSETQSYLVEVMSGIQTVKAQSIELRSRFSWQERYARYVAAGFKTVVTSTLANSTSDFLNKLSSLLVLWVGAYLVLKQELTLGELIAFRIISGYVTGPILRLAKIWQNFQETALSLERLSDIVDTPQEGETDRDNIPLPAILGAVKYENVSFRFATSGPLQLSSVNLEIPSGKFVGIVGQSGSGKSTMMKLLLRLYDTEAGRILIDGYDISKVELYSLRRQIGVVPQDPLLFDGTVQENIALTNPDATTEEIIIAARIAVAHDFIMNLPNGYNTRVGERGAGLSGGQRQRIAIARSILQRPKLLVLDEATSALDYPTERQVCLNLAQDFQGSTVFFITHRLNTVSHADVIVVMDGGRIIEQGSHQELMAAKGHYYYLYHQQEVNL, encoded by the coding sequence ATGACTTATACGAAAAGCGCTGTTCAGGACTTTCTCACGACTCTAGAAGGGATGGAGCAATTACCTACCCAAGCAATTGATACTTTATCACAACAATTACAAGCATTACGGTACCGCATAGGTCAGAAAATTATCGGTAAAGAGGATATTCCTGAACGAGTCACAATAATTTATCAGGGACAAGTGCGTTTGTTAGGATACGATCCGCAAACACAAATCCCAATCACCTTGAAATTGCTGCAACCAGGGGAAATTCTGGGCGAAATTGGCTTGTTGCGCCAGGTAGGTTGCGAAACAGCGATCGCCTCTACAGAAGTGATATGTTTAACCTTAAGCGCGGCTGAATATCTCCGTCTGTTGTCTTCATATCCAGCTTTTGCGAATGTTAGGCAAAACCGCGCTCATGCGGTGGAAGTGTTCGATGTCCTAGGTGTAGAACTGGCAAAGCAAGCTTTAGCCAATGGTAATCTCAAAGAACTGGTAGAACAAGCTTTACCAGAGGCGCAGGTACATTACCTCCCATCGGGAAGAACTCCCGCGAAGGAACTGGATAGCAATTACATGTGGTTTGTGAGTGGTGGGGGTACTGTCACGAATTTCTCCCCTAATTCACGTTTAAATTTACAGGAGGGAGGAGAGGTCATCCATGTGGGGAAAAATCCAGCCAGGTTGATTGGTTTATCCCCCTCGGCTTTGTCATTTGGCGATCACCATCAGGTATCTTTGGCGATCATCGATACTCCAGCCCAAAGTCCAGACGAAGTGGAAATTCCCTACGCATCCGACGAAGAATTTCCCCGCGCCGCATCCAAACAGCCAAAAAATCAACAAAAATATCAAAAATACCCATTTTTTGGCGGTAAAGGGGAATTAAATTCCACCTTCGCCTGTTACCAAATGCTGACAAAGCACTTGGGAATCCCCTTTCGTCGGGAAGTGGTACGTCGCATCTTAAATGAGCAAATAAAACGCCAAGGTAGTATATCATTTCAACTTTGTGCTTACCTATCAGAGTTAATTGGACTCAAGTCTCATTTGGTAGATATACCCGTCGCTTCATTGACGCGGATTCCCACACCGGCATTGATTCGCTATCGTGATAATTATGCAGTTTTATATGCAATAGATGCGAGTACTGCGGTTGTGGGTGTACCATCACGAGGGATTATCCGGTGCAAACCCGCTGAACTGGTGGAGCAATTTGAATTTGATGAGAACAATCAACTGAGGATATTGCTAGTTTCTGCAACCAAAGAAACACCCCAAGAACGCTTCGGGTTGCAGTGGTTTCTACCCTATGTATCACGTCATCGCCGAGTTCTAATAGAAGTATTTATTGCTTCCTTTTTTGTCCAATTAGCAGCCTTGGCAAACCCGCTAGTTGTTCAATTAATTATCGATAAAGTCATCGTTCAAAATAGTATTAATACCCTGAATGTTTTGGGGGTGTTGTTACTAGCAGTTGGTATATTTGAAGCAATACTTACAACATTGCGGACTTATTTATTTGTTGATACTACAAACCGGATAGATATGGGTTTGGGGTCACAAATTATTGACCACTTACTACGGCTACCACTACGTTATTTTGAACGCCGTCCTGTAGGTGAACTGTCCACACGCATCAACGAGTTAGAAAATATCCGCCAGTTTCTGACAGGTACGGCGTTAACAGTGGGTTTAGATGCGGTATTTTCGGTGGTTTATATCATCGTTATGCTGTTCTATAGCTGGCAACTTACCTTGGTAGGTTTAGGAACAATTCCCATCTTTATCATTATCACCTTAATTGCCTCTCCCACTGTGAGTAGACAATTACGCGCCAAAGCCGAACGCAACTCCGAAACTCAATCTTATTTAGTTGAGGTGATGTCGGGGATTCAAACAGTAAAAGCCCAAAGTATTGAATTGCGATCGCGCTTTTCTTGGCAAGAACGTTATGCTCGCTATGTAGCAGCAGGCTTTAAAACAGTTGTCACTTCTACCCTCGCCAATTCTACCAGCGACTTTCTCAACAAACTCAGTAGCTTGCTGGTGTTGTGGGTAGGAGCTTATCTGGTACTAAAACAAGAATTAACCCTAGGGGAATTAATTGCTTTTAGAATTATCTCAGGTTACGTCACAGGTCCAATATTGCGCTTGGCTAAAATTTGGCAAAACTTCCAAGAAACAGCCTTATCTCTAGAACGTTTAAGTGATATTGTCGATACACCACAAGAAGGAGAAACCGACCGCGATAATATTCCCTTACCTGCAATTCTCGGCGCAGTGAAATATGAAAATGTTTCCTTCCGATTTGCAACTAGTGGACCACTACAACTTTCCAGCGTCAATCTCGAAATCCCTTCAGGAAAATTTGTCGGGATTGTGGGACAAAGTGGATCTGGTAAAAGTACTATGATGAAATTACTGCTCAGGCTTTATGATACAGAAGCTGGCAGGATTTTAATTGATGGTTACGATATTTCTAAAGTAGAACTTTATTCCCTACGGCGACAAATTGGCGTAGTTCCCCAAGATCCACTGCTATTTGATGGCACTGTACAGGAAAATATCGCCCTGACAAATCCAGATGCGACAACAGAGGAAATTATCATCGCTGCGCGGATTGCTGTTGCACATGACTTTATCATGAACTTGCCCAACGGTTACAATACGCGAGTTGGTGAACGGGGTGCGGGACTTTCGGGGGGACAACGCCAAAGAATTGCGATCGCTCGTTCGATTTTACAACGACCAAAATTATTAGTTTTAGACGAAGCGACTAGCGCTTTAGATTACCCCACAGAGCGACAAGTCTGTCTCAATTTAGCCCAGGATTTCCAAGGAAGTACAGTATTTTTCATTACTCACAGACTCAACACTGTGAGTCATGCAGATGTCATCGTTGTTATGGACGGTGGGAGAATTATAGAACAAGGAAGTCATCAAGAATTAATGGCTGCTAAAGGTCATTATTACTACCTATATCATCAACAAGAAGTCAACTTGTAA
- the dxs gene encoding 1-deoxy-D-xylulose-5-phosphate synthase has protein sequence MHLSEITHPNQLHGLSIRQLQQIARQIRDKHLQTVAATGGHLGPGLGVVELTLGLYQTLDLDRDKVIWDVGHQAYPHKLITGRYSDFHTLRQKDGVAGYLKRGENKFDHFGAGHASTSISAALGMALARDLQGEKFKAVAVIGDGALTGGMALEAINHAGHMPKTNLLVVLNDNEMSISPNVGAIPRYLNKMRLSPPVQFFKDNFEEQFKQIPFVGESLSPELGRIKEGMKRLAVPKVGAVFEELGFTYMGPVDGHNLEELITTFQQAHQIQGPVLVHVVTVKGKGYEIAEKDQVGYHAQNPFNLTTGKAIPSSKPKPPAYAKVFAHTLVKLAEQNPKIVGITAAMATGTGLDKLQAKLPNQYIDVGIAEQHAVTLAAGLACEGMRPVAAIYSTFLQRAYDQIIHDVCIQKLPVFFCLDRAGIVGADGPTHQGMYDIAYLRCIPNLVLMAPKDEAELQRMIVTGVEHTTGPIAMRFPRGNGYGVPLMEEGWEPLEIGKGEILRNGDDVLILGYGTMVYPSMQAAEILSEHGIEATVINARFAKPLDTELILPLAKKIGRVVTLEEGCVMGGFGSAVAEALLDADVVVPVKRIGIPDVLVDHATPDESKAELGLTSRQIAERILQAYFEQKPSVVV, from the coding sequence ATGCATCTGAGTGAAATCACCCATCCCAATCAGTTGCACGGCTTATCGATTCGCCAGCTGCAACAAATTGCCCGTCAAATTCGAGATAAACACCTGCAAACGGTAGCTGCAACTGGAGGGCACCTCGGACCTGGCTTGGGTGTTGTAGAGTTAACCTTAGGGCTTTACCAGACACTGGACTTAGATCGGGATAAAGTTATTTGGGATGTAGGACACCAAGCTTATCCCCACAAACTAATTACCGGACGCTACAGCGATTTCCATACCCTCAGACAGAAAGATGGAGTAGCCGGTTATCTCAAGCGGGGTGAAAACAAGTTCGATCACTTTGGTGCCGGACATGCTTCCACCAGTATCTCCGCCGCTTTGGGTATGGCTTTAGCGCGAGATTTGCAAGGGGAAAAATTTAAAGCCGTCGCCGTCATTGGTGATGGGGCTTTAACTGGGGGTATGGCCTTAGAAGCCATCAACCATGCGGGACATATGCCCAAAACTAACCTGTTGGTTGTTCTCAACGACAATGAGATGTCTATCTCTCCTAACGTTGGTGCAATTCCTCGCTACCTCAACAAAATGCGCCTCAGTCCACCGGTGCAATTTTTCAAAGATAATTTTGAGGAACAGTTCAAGCAAATTCCTTTCGTGGGTGAATCCCTGTCTCCCGAACTCGGACGCATCAAAGAAGGAATGAAGCGTTTAGCGGTTCCGAAAGTCGGCGCGGTTTTTGAAGAACTGGGCTTTACCTACATGGGCCCAGTCGATGGACATAATCTTGAGGAATTGATTACCACTTTCCAACAGGCACATCAAATACAAGGGCCTGTGTTAGTGCATGTGGTGACAGTCAAGGGTAAAGGCTATGAAATTGCTGAAAAAGACCAAGTAGGCTACCATGCCCAAAACCCCTTCAATTTGACAACTGGTAAAGCGATTCCTTCCAGCAAACCCAAACCACCGGCTTATGCTAAAGTCTTTGCCCACACCCTAGTAAAACTCGCTGAACAAAACCCCAAAATTGTGGGAATTACCGCAGCAATGGCCACGGGTACAGGTTTAGATAAACTACAAGCAAAACTACCCAATCAATATATTGATGTCGGTATTGCCGAACAACACGCTGTCACTTTGGCGGCTGGACTGGCTTGTGAAGGTATGCGCCCCGTCGCCGCCATCTATTCTACGTTCCTGCAACGTGCCTACGACCAAATTATTCACGATGTCTGCATTCAAAAGCTGCCCGTGTTCTTCTGCTTAGACAGGGCGGGAATTGTTGGTGCTGATGGACCCACCCACCAGGGTATGTATGACATCGCTTATTTGCGTTGCATTCCTAACTTAGTACTGATGGCACCCAAAGACGAGGCAGAACTGCAACGGATGATTGTCACTGGTGTTGAACATACCACAGGACCAATCGCTATGCGTTTCCCTCGTGGCAATGGCTACGGCGTCCCGCTGATGGAAGAAGGCTGGGAACCTCTGGAAATCGGCAAAGGGGAAATTCTTCGCAACGGCGATGATGTGCTAATTCTTGGCTATGGCACAATGGTGTATCCAAGTATGCAAGCTGCTGAAATTCTCAGCGAACACGGTATTGAAGCCACTGTGATCAATGCCCGTTTTGCTAAACCCTTGGATACGGAATTGATTTTGCCATTGGCTAAGAAAATTGGGCGCGTCGTCACTTTAGAAGAAGGCTGTGTCATGGGTGGCTTTGGTTCTGCAGTCGCCGAAGCTCTATTAGATGCAGATGTTGTCGTTCCTGTCAAGCGCATCGGGATTCCAGATGTGTTAGTAGACCATGCGACACCAGATGAATCTAAAGCTGAATTAGGTTTAACTAGTCGTCAAATAGCAGAAAGGATTTTGCAAGCTTACTTTGAGCAAAAACCATCTGTGGTTGTCTAG
- the rpiA gene encoding ribose-5-phosphate isomerase RpiA: MTLAADPVKLMKQEVGKAAAALVKSGSIVGLGTGSTTAYTIQFLGERLASGELKDIVGVPTSFQSEVLAKQYGVPLTTLDAIDHIDIAIDGADEVDPQKNLIKGGGAAHTREKVVDYLANQFIVVVDSGKLVERLGSSFPVPVEVIPMAITPVTNAIIQLGGKPELRMGVKKAGPVITDQGNFVLDVRFDSIDDPVNLEKTLNNIPGVLENGIFVNCADLVLIGEVKDGQPLVRQI; this comes from the coding sequence ATGACCCTAGCAGCAGACCCCGTTAAGTTGATGAAGCAAGAAGTTGGCAAAGCAGCCGCAGCCCTGGTCAAATCGGGTTCGATTGTCGGGTTGGGTACGGGGTCAACCACGGCGTATACAATTCAATTTCTCGGAGAACGCCTCGCGTCTGGCGAACTCAAAGATATCGTTGGTGTTCCCACTTCGTTTCAGTCGGAAGTATTGGCAAAACAATACGGCGTCCCTCTCACCACCTTAGACGCAATTGACCATATCGATATTGCCATTGATGGCGCGGATGAAGTTGATCCCCAAAAGAATTTGATTAAAGGTGGCGGTGCAGCACATACCCGCGAAAAAGTAGTAGACTATCTCGCGAATCAATTTATTGTTGTGGTCGATAGCGGTAAGTTAGTAGAGCGCTTGGGTTCTAGTTTCCCTGTACCCGTTGAAGTGATCCCAATGGCAATTACTCCCGTCACTAATGCCATTATCCAACTGGGTGGGAAACCAGAACTGCGTATGGGTGTGAAAAAAGCCGGCCCAGTTATCACCGACCAAGGTAACTTTGTCTTAGATGTCAGATTTGACTCTATTGACGACCCTGTAAACCTAGAAAAAACACTGAATAATATTCCTGGTGTACTAGAAAATGGTATTTTCGTCAACTGTGCCGATTTAGTTTTAATTGGTGAGGTTAAAGACGGTCAACCCCTAGTGCGACAAATATAA